From Cecembia calidifontis, one genomic window encodes:
- a CDS encoding calcineurin-like phosphoesterase C-terminal domain-containing protein — protein sequence MKKLQILLIVLFFNSLALAQEKASGIVYEDLNRNGKKERREKGIPGVAVSNGIQVVLTDEKGKYEIPIAEHQTLFVIKPSDHNLPYDENNIPQFYYIHKPNGSPSGLNYPGVPPSGPLPKSVDFGLYPSEKQSSFTALIFGDPQPYNERELAWFYEGIVKEVEGLKGISFGASLGDIVGDRPDFFPAYKDIIGKVGVPWYQVMGNHDMNFDASSDEFSDESFTAAFGPATYAFNHGDAHFIVLENILYPDPRDGQGYWGGLRKDQLAFVENNLKFVPKDKLVVLLMHIPLFEENGDSFRDADREKILELISPFSNTLSLSAHTHYMKQTFFGKEDGYNQVKPHHHFNIGTPSGDWYSGKILADGTPASTMRDGSPKGYVFLEIDGNTYQTKYKAAGKSSEHQLNIHAPKILIEGVRTTAQIVANFFTGTAQNEVKFRINQGEWKTMYNYEGTDPSFWLEILEWDTTEEYIPGRRPSNPALTDHLWRASMPGDLSAGEYIIEVEATDMFGKKHTAKHSFQVIKQP from the coding sequence ATGAAAAAGCTCCAAATCCTTCTAATCGTCCTGTTTTTCAACTCCTTAGCACTTGCCCAAGAAAAAGCCAGTGGCATAGTTTATGAAGACCTTAATAGAAATGGGAAAAAAGAAAGAAGGGAAAAAGGAATTCCGGGTGTAGCTGTTTCCAATGGAATCCAGGTGGTGCTTACTGATGAAAAGGGGAAGTACGAAATCCCGATTGCTGAACACCAAACCCTTTTTGTCATCAAACCATCTGACCATAATCTCCCTTATGATGAAAACAATATCCCACAGTTTTATTATATCCACAAGCCAAATGGATCACCTTCTGGCCTGAACTATCCTGGCGTCCCACCTTCTGGGCCATTACCAAAATCGGTGGATTTTGGTTTATATCCTTCTGAAAAACAGTCCTCCTTTACTGCCTTGATCTTTGGAGATCCGCAACCTTATAATGAAAGGGAATTAGCCTGGTTCTATGAAGGAATAGTGAAAGAGGTAGAAGGTTTAAAAGGCATTAGTTTTGGTGCTTCTTTGGGTGACATTGTAGGAGATAGACCTGACTTTTTCCCAGCCTATAAAGACATCATAGGTAAGGTTGGTGTTCCTTGGTATCAGGTTATGGGAAATCACGACATGAATTTTGATGCTAGTTCAGATGAATTCAGTGATGAATCTTTTACCGCTGCCTTTGGTCCTGCCACTTATGCTTTCAATCATGGAGACGCTCATTTTATCGTCTTAGAAAATATTCTTTACCCAGATCCAAGGGATGGACAGGGCTATTGGGGAGGTCTTAGAAAGGACCAGCTTGCTTTTGTAGAAAACAATTTAAAATTCGTCCCAAAAGACAAGTTAGTGGTCTTATTGATGCATATCCCACTTTTTGAAGAAAATGGAGATAGTTTCCGTGATGCAGATCGGGAAAAAATTTTGGAGCTTATCTCGCCCTTTTCAAATACCCTATCTCTTTCAGCGCATACGCATTATATGAAGCAGACTTTTTTTGGAAAAGAAGATGGATATAATCAAGTAAAACCCCATCACCACTTCAATATTGGTACTCCATCCGGAGATTGGTACAGTGGAAAAATATTAGCAGATGGAACTCCCGCTTCCACCATGCGTGATGGATCTCCTAAAGGGTATGTGTTTTTGGAGATAGATGGTAACACCTACCAAACCAAATACAAAGCAGCAGGGAAGTCTTCAGAACACCAATTGAATATTCACGCTCCAAAAATCTTGATCGAGGGAGTGAGAACTACAGCGCAAATCGTTGCTAATTTTTTCACCGGTACCGCACAGAACGAGGTTAAATTTAGAATCAACCAAGGAGAATGGAAAACCATGTATAACTATGAAGGAACAGACCCAAGTTTTTGGCTGGAAATTTTGGAATGGGACACTACTGAAGAATATATTCCAGGTAGAAGGCCTTCCAACCCTGCTTTAACAGATCATCTCTGGAGAGCTAGCATGCCGGGGGATTTATCTGCGGGGGAGTACATCATTGAAGTCGAGGCAACTGACATGTTCGGAAAGAAGCATACGGCTAAGCATTCCTTCCAAGTCATCAAACAGCCATAA
- a CDS encoding alpha/beta hydrolase encodes MPDIVYKGKPLEEAEKVAIMVHGRGGNTASILGLADHLHLDEFALVAPQAPGNTWYPYSFMAPDQNNEPAFSNSLKTLDGIVEDLKSKGFSSEQIYFIGFSQGACLSLEYSAQYAQKWGGVIAFTGGLIGEKFNPTKYKGDFDGCPVFFGSSQQDMHVPLSRIEESAAQFEKMGAQVKTLIFQDTLHTIREAEVNWVNENILK; translated from the coding sequence ATGCCTGATATAGTGTATAAAGGGAAGCCATTGGAAGAGGCTGAAAAGGTTGCCATAATGGTACATGGCAGGGGAGGTAATACTGCCAGTATTTTAGGACTGGCTGATCACCTTCATTTGGATGAATTTGCTTTGGTCGCTCCACAGGCTCCAGGGAATACCTGGTATCCTTATAGCTTCATGGCTCCTGATCAAAACAATGAGCCCGCTTTTTCCAATTCATTGAAAACTTTGGATGGGATCGTGGAGGATTTGAAATCTAAAGGGTTTTCATCAGAGCAGATTTATTTTATAGGCTTTTCACAGGGAGCTTGCCTTTCTTTGGAATATAGTGCCCAATATGCCCAAAAATGGGGTGGGGTGATTGCCTTTACAGGTGGTTTGATTGGTGAGAAGTTTAACCCTACTAAATATAAGGGTGATTTTGACGGTTGTCCGGTATTCTTCGGCTCAAGCCAACAGGACATGCATGTTCCCTTATCCAGAATTGAAGAATCTGCGGCTCAATTTGAAAAAATGGGTGCGCAGGTCAAAACCTTGATTTTTCAGGATACCCTGCATACCATCAGGGAGGCAGAGGTTAACTGGGTAAATGAGAATATCTTGAAATAA
- a CDS encoding ring-cleaving dioxygenase — protein sequence MSTLITGIHHITAIAGNPQKNIDFYTGILGLRMVKKTINFDAPDVYHFYFGDELGAPGTVFTTFPFDGARKGTKGTGELTYTAFSISSQSLSFWMDRLAQFNIPTSTPLTRFGEKVLRFEDHDGMGIELIANDRDSRKGWTYGTIPLEYSIRGFYGATLNLKAKELTEKLLTQFMDYKFIAEEQGRYRYGTEGKPGDIVDIVVDKDGRQGIQSAGTVHHIAFRTDNEATQLKIQKKLLDNGYHVTEVKDRNYFKSIYFREPGGVLFEIATDEPGFAIDEDEKLLGEALKLPLWAEPHRERIEKSLAKVTINLEKYA from the coding sequence ATGTCTACACTAATCACTGGTATCCATCATATCACCGCTATTGCAGGCAATCCCCAAAAAAACATTGATTTTTATACCGGGATTTTAGGCCTGAGGATGGTTAAGAAGACCATTAACTTTGATGCGCCTGATGTTTATCATTTCTATTTTGGAGATGAGTTGGGTGCGCCGGGAACGGTCTTTACTACATTCCCCTTTGATGGTGCCAGAAAAGGGACCAAAGGGACAGGTGAACTGACTTACACAGCATTTTCTATTTCAAGCCAATCTCTTTCTTTTTGGATGGACCGTTTGGCCCAATTCAATATTCCAACTTCTACTCCACTCACTAGATTTGGAGAAAAGGTCCTCAGGTTTGAAGACCATGATGGGATGGGAATTGAGCTTATCGCCAATGATCGGGATTCAAGAAAAGGTTGGACTTATGGAACAATACCTTTGGAGTATTCGATAAGGGGTTTTTATGGGGCGACCTTGAATCTTAAAGCAAAAGAACTTACTGAAAAATTGCTCACCCAATTTATGGATTACAAGTTCATTGCTGAAGAACAGGGTAGATATAGGTATGGTACAGAAGGAAAGCCGGGAGATATTGTTGACATAGTAGTGGATAAAGACGGGCGTCAAGGAATTCAAAGTGCAGGTACTGTACACCATATTGCCTTTAGGACAGATAATGAGGCTACCCAATTGAAAATCCAGAAAAAACTTCTTGATAATGGCTATCATGTTACTGAAGTAAAGGATAGAAACTACTTCAAATCCATTTATTTCCGTGAGCCGGGAGGAGTTTTGTTTGAAATTGCAACAGATGAGCCAGGGTTTGCCATAGATGAGGATGAAAAGCTTCTTGGAGAGGCATTGAAGCTGCCTTTATGGGCAGAGCCTCACAGAGAAAGGATTGAAAAAAGCCTGGCCAAAGTAACGATTAACCTTGAAAAATATGCCTGA
- a CDS encoding YceI family protein, with the protein MSTTAKWVIDPTHSEVSFKVKHLVISTVTGYFRKFEGAAETTSDDFNGAKVSFSADIDSIDTNQSDRDGHLKSDDFFNAEKFPKMTFSGVLEGSTLKGDLTIRDITKTVTMDVDFGGVATDPYGNTKAGFEIEGKISRKEFGLMWNAVTEAGSVVVSDQVRILLSVQLVKQ; encoded by the coding sequence ATGAGTACAACTGCAAAATGGGTGATCGACCCAACACATTCCGAAGTTTCATTTAAAGTAAAACACCTGGTGATCTCAACGGTAACCGGTTATTTTAGAAAGTTTGAAGGTGCTGCTGAAACCACTTCTGATGATTTCAATGGTGCTAAAGTCTCATTTTCTGCTGACATAGACAGTATTGATACCAATCAGTCTGACAGAGATGGACATTTGAAGTCTGATGATTTCTTCAATGCCGAGAAATTTCCAAAAATGACTTTCTCCGGTGTATTGGAAGGAAGTACCCTTAAAGGAGATTTGACCATCAGGGATATCACCAAAACAGTAACAATGGATGTGGACTTTGGAGGTGTGGCCACTGACCCTTATGGCAATACCAAAGCAGGTTTCGAGATCGAAGGTAAAATTTCCAGAAAAGAATTCGGTTTGATGTGGAACGCTGTGACTGAAGCAGGAAGCGTAGTTGTTTCTGATCAGGTTAGAATCCTTTTGAGCGTTCAGCTCGTTAAGCAATAA
- a CDS encoding MarR family winged helix-turn-helix transcriptional regulator gives MKIEEAIKQKEFKDSYNKAVVNLLFTHSHIVSKQSNLFKPFGLSPEQYNVLRILRGQNGNPITVSSIQDRMLNKMSNASRLVEKLKQKNLVVREECPTDRRQVDILITPKGLEVLEKLESAIYKLNRELVQLTEEEVEQLNFLLDKLRG, from the coding sequence ATGAAAATTGAGGAGGCAATCAAGCAAAAGGAATTCAAAGACTCATACAATAAGGCCGTAGTAAATTTGTTATTTACCCACAGTCATATTGTTTCCAAGCAGAGCAACCTTTTCAAGCCATTTGGGCTATCTCCAGAGCAGTACAATGTGCTCAGGATACTTCGGGGACAAAATGGAAACCCGATCACGGTATCCTCCATTCAGGACAGGATGTTGAACAAGATGTCCAATGCCTCCCGATTGGTGGAAAAGCTCAAGCAGAAAAATCTGGTGGTCAGGGAAGAATGTCCGACAGATAGGAGGCAGGTTGATATTCTTATTACCCCAAAAGGGCTTGAAGTTCTAGAGAAATTGGAAAGCGCCATTTACAAGCTCAACCGTGAGCTGGTTCAGTTAACTGAGGAAGAGGTGGAACAATTGAATTTTCTTTTGGATAAGCTTAGGGGATAA
- a CDS encoding alpha/beta fold hydrolase, with amino-acid sequence MPLIQVNNTKLYYVKEGNGAETIVFSHGLLWSHKMFESQIDFFKKKYTVMAYDHRGQGQSEVTEGPYDMDMLTQDALELIDQIAGKPVHFVGLSMGGFVGMRLAARYPDKIKSLILLETSANPEPVENLPKYKFLNGIVKWFGVIPKVAKEVMKIMFAQSWLENPKNKEAYKKWIKELQSNKRSITRSVEAVIYRKGVEEEIRNIQCPTMVVVGDEDVATKPEKAKFIQMSIPNAVLHMVPGAGHSSCIEKPDEINKLISEWLEQFS; translated from the coding sequence ATGCCTCTGATTCAAGTCAACAACACGAAACTCTACTATGTCAAAGAAGGCAATGGGGCTGAAACTATTGTTTTTTCCCATGGGCTTTTGTGGAGCCATAAAATGTTTGAGTCACAGATTGATTTTTTTAAGAAAAAGTACACCGTAATGGCCTATGACCACAGGGGGCAAGGACAGTCTGAGGTAACTGAAGGACCTTATGACATGGACATGCTGACACAAGATGCCCTGGAGCTCATTGATCAAATAGCGGGAAAACCGGTACATTTTGTTGGCCTTTCTATGGGAGGTTTTGTAGGCATGCGCCTTGCGGCAAGGTATCCGGACAAAATCAAAAGCCTGATACTCCTTGAAACCTCAGCCAATCCTGAACCTGTAGAAAACCTTCCGAAATACAAGTTTCTAAATGGTATTGTGAAATGGTTTGGTGTGATTCCCAAAGTCGCCAAGGAAGTAATGAAAATCATGTTTGCCCAAAGTTGGTTAGAGAACCCAAAAAATAAAGAAGCCTACAAAAAGTGGATCAAAGAGCTGCAATCTAACAAAAGATCTATCACAAGATCCGTGGAAGCGGTAATCTACCGAAAAGGGGTGGAAGAAGAAATCCGAAACATCCAATGCCCGACCATGGTGGTGGTAGGAGATGAGGATGTAGCCACAAAGCCTGAAAAAGCCAAATTCATACAAATGTCCATTCCCAACGCAGTACTCCATATGGTTCCGGGGGCAGGCCATAGCAGTTGTATAGAAAAACCTGATGAGATCAATAAGCTTATCAGCGAATGGTTAGAGCAATTTTCCTGA
- a CDS encoding amidohydrolase family protein translates to MKKSLILLFLGLMAFPFGIFSQIMPAPERKEGEGPYNKLIVRGVTLIDGTGAPPIGPVDIVVEKNKIMDVRVVGYPGLPIKEDRRPQAGANDKVMDLEGHYLLPGFIDMHGHVGGTGQGTPAEYVFKLWMAHGITTVRDPAASNGLDWVLDHKRKSSTNTITAPRLLAYTVFGQGATKPITTAEEAKAWVNENKRRGGDGIKFFGAKPEVMQAALEENKRIGLRSAMHHAQMDVARWNVLHSARAGLTTMEHWYGLPEALFTDRTIQDYRLDYNYQNEQHRFAEAGKLWKQAAAPYSDHWNKVMQELLDLDFTIVPTFNIYEANRDLMRTRRAEWHDEYTLPSLWRFYSPNRESHGSYWFDWTTEEEIQWKENYQLWMTFINEYKNRGGRVVTGSDSGFIYQLYGFAYIREMEMLREAGFHPLEVIRASTLKAAEAIGMEKEIGSVEVGKLADFVILEENPLQNLKVLYGTGAIRINDSNEPIRVGGVKYTVKDGIVYDAKQLLEDVRTIVNQHKAREASRKLKQPGLDWE, encoded by the coding sequence ATGAAGAAATCTTTGATCCTGTTGTTTTTGGGCCTGATGGCCTTTCCCTTTGGGATATTTTCCCAAATTATGCCAGCTCCCGAAAGAAAAGAAGGAGAGGGGCCTTACAATAAATTGATTGTCCGCGGTGTGACTTTGATTGATGGAACCGGAGCACCTCCTATCGGGCCGGTCGATATCGTGGTGGAGAAAAATAAAATCATGGATGTAAGGGTGGTGGGGTATCCCGGTTTGCCTATTAAAGAGGACCGAAGGCCTCAGGCAGGGGCAAATGATAAAGTTATGGATCTCGAAGGGCATTACCTGTTGCCAGGTTTTATAGATATGCATGGGCATGTTGGAGGGACAGGTCAGGGAACTCCGGCTGAATATGTTTTTAAGCTTTGGATGGCCCATGGGATCACCACAGTCAGGGATCCTGCCGCCAGCAATGGTTTGGATTGGGTGTTGGACCATAAAAGAAAATCCTCCACCAATACGATCACTGCGCCAAGGTTATTGGCTTACACGGTTTTTGGACAAGGTGCTACCAAACCTATCACTACTGCTGAAGAAGCAAAGGCTTGGGTCAACGAAAACAAGAGAAGGGGAGGAGATGGCATTAAATTTTTTGGTGCAAAGCCTGAAGTGATGCAGGCAGCCTTGGAAGAAAACAAAAGGATAGGTCTCCGTTCTGCTATGCACCATGCTCAAATGGACGTGGCGAGGTGGAATGTGCTGCATTCAGCCAGGGCGGGTCTGACTACGATGGAGCATTGGTATGGACTTCCGGAGGCATTGTTTACAGATAGGACCATTCAGGATTACCGCCTGGATTATAATTATCAGAATGAGCAGCACCGGTTTGCCGAAGCAGGAAAGTTATGGAAGCAAGCAGCGGCTCCCTATTCTGATCATTGGAATAAGGTGATGCAGGAATTGTTGGACCTGGATTTTACCATTGTACCCACTTTCAATATTTATGAGGCAAACAGGGATCTGATGAGAACAAGGAGGGCGGAATGGCATGACGAATATACTTTGCCTTCTTTATGGAGGTTTTACAGCCCCAACAGGGAGTCCCATGGTTCCTATTGGTTTGACTGGACCACAGAGGAGGAAATCCAGTGGAAGGAGAATTACCAACTTTGGATGACTTTTATCAATGAATACAAAAACAGAGGGGGAAGGGTGGTCACGGGTTCAGATTCCGGATTCATTTATCAGCTGTATGGATTTGCTTATATACGTGAAATGGAGATGCTAAGGGAGGCAGGATTCCATCCTCTTGAGGTGATCCGGGCATCCACACTCAAGGCTGCTGAAGCCATCGGTATGGAAAAGGAAATCGGTTCTGTGGAGGTTGGAAAGCTAGCTGACTTTGTGATTTTGGAAGAAAATCCTCTTCAGAACCTGAAAGTTTTGTATGGAACAGGTGCGATAAGGATCAATGACAGCAATGAGCCTATCAGGGTAGGGGGAGTAAAGTATACCGTTAAGGATGGAATTGTCTATGATGCTAAACAACTCCTTGAAGATGTGCGTACAATTGTGAACCAACATAAGGCAAGAGAAGCTTCCCGAAAATTGAAGCAGCCTGGCCTTGATTGGGAATGA
- a CDS encoding ABC transporter permease, with translation MFDFSWIIKMAFRDFRKNFSRLLLFTSSMVVGIAALVGISSFGENLKKDIDKQSKELVGADLVLSKSSPMGPQGPDSLALQVANEVNFASMVVFPSTGESRLTQVRALEGDFPFYGKLETTPLEAETTFREGGRKALVEKILLAQFNASVGDSIKVGELTFVIEGELQKAPGQTGITATVAPAVYIPMEYVEATGLIQYGSRLRYERYYEFPDEVNADELIKSYETEWEEARIDADSVDERRRRTGRSFENLASFLSLVAFIALLLGCVGVASAVNVFVKEKLPSVAVLRCLGVSAGTAITIYLFQILIMGLIGAVLGAFLGSILQFILPVVFADFLPVDVTVQVSWKSVAFGIVTGILVAMLFALLPLLKIRKVSPMATLRPEEGDTSIKKDAWRWGVIAGIILFVFGFSFYLLNGWKEALGFTGFVILAFLALWSVALGIMWLIRRSLPISLRYTVRQSLANLYRPNNQTVSLIATIGLGTAMISTLFFVQNQLLDEAKFADKEDQPNMLLFDIQSHQIDAVAEKIRSKGLPILQQVPIVTMGLESINGLTKKANDTLPENERRSRGLYNREFRVTYRDTLISSERLVRGELRQVKQAGDSVFISVDQGYAMRTGIKLGDEIVFNVQGRPIKTYVGSFRDVKFNQVSTNFLVLFPENVLNNAPKFHVLITKTKNDRQAADVQAEVVREFPNISVINLGAIVETLEEILGKISFVIQFMAFFSIVTGILVLISSLIISKYQRMRESILLRTIGASSGTVSKINTLEYFFLGSLASLSGILLSFLATFLLSRFVFELPFRGAYEEALVIYLAITLLTVVLGWLNGRKIIKMAPMEILRA, from the coding sequence ATGTTTGATTTTTCTTGGATAATCAAAATGGCCTTCAGGGATTTCAGGAAGAATTTCTCAAGGCTACTGCTCTTTACGTCATCCATGGTGGTAGGCATTGCCGCACTCGTGGGTATTAGTTCTTTTGGAGAAAATCTTAAAAAGGACATTGATAAACAATCCAAAGAACTCGTGGGGGCAGACTTGGTGCTGAGCAAAAGCAGTCCTATGGGGCCTCAAGGTCCAGATAGCCTGGCTCTGCAGGTGGCCAATGAGGTAAACTTTGCCAGCATGGTGGTCTTCCCATCAACAGGCGAAAGCCGATTGACCCAGGTTAGGGCATTGGAAGGGGATTTCCCTTTTTACGGAAAGCTTGAGACAACACCTTTGGAGGCAGAGACCACTTTCCGTGAGGGAGGAAGAAAAGCACTGGTAGAAAAAATCCTTCTGGCCCAGTTCAATGCTTCCGTTGGGGATAGTATCAAAGTGGGAGAGTTGACTTTTGTGATTGAGGGAGAACTCCAGAAAGCACCGGGTCAGACGGGCATCACCGCGACAGTTGCTCCAGCAGTTTACATTCCCATGGAATATGTGGAAGCAACAGGGCTGATCCAATATGGAAGCCGTTTGAGGTATGAGAGGTATTATGAATTTCCTGATGAGGTCAATGCGGATGAATTGATCAAAAGCTATGAAACAGAATGGGAAGAAGCGAGAATTGATGCAGATTCGGTAGATGAAAGAAGGAGAAGAACTGGCCGTTCTTTTGAGAATCTTGCCAGTTTTCTGAGCTTGGTGGCTTTCATTGCCCTGCTTTTAGGTTGTGTAGGAGTAGCCAGTGCTGTCAATGTTTTTGTCAAAGAAAAGCTGCCCTCTGTTGCGGTATTGAGGTGTCTTGGCGTATCTGCAGGTACTGCAATTACCATATACCTATTTCAGATTCTCATTATGGGTTTGATAGGGGCGGTGCTTGGGGCATTTTTGGGCTCCATTCTTCAGTTTATTTTGCCGGTGGTTTTTGCTGATTTTCTACCCGTGGATGTAACCGTTCAGGTTTCCTGGAAGAGTGTGGCCTTTGGTATTGTTACGGGAATTTTGGTTGCCATGCTTTTCGCGCTTTTACCCCTTTTGAAAATCAGGAAGGTATCACCTATGGCAACTTTGAGACCGGAAGAAGGTGACACCAGTATCAAAAAGGATGCCTGGAGATGGGGGGTGATTGCCGGGATCATTTTGTTTGTGTTCGGCTTCAGCTTTTACCTGCTCAATGGCTGGAAGGAAGCCTTAGGTTTTACAGGATTTGTTATTCTCGCATTTCTCGCTTTGTGGTCGGTTGCATTGGGAATAATGTGGCTCATCAGAAGGTCTCTTCCCATCAGTTTGCGGTACACGGTCAGACAATCTCTTGCCAATCTGTACCGACCAAACAATCAGACGGTGTCTTTGATTGCCACCATAGGGCTGGGCACAGCGATGATCAGTACCTTATTTTTTGTGCAGAATCAGTTGTTGGATGAAGCCAAGTTTGCTGATAAAGAAGATCAGCCCAATATGCTGCTTTTTGATATTCAGAGTCATCAGATTGATGCAGTCGCTGAAAAGATCAGGTCCAAAGGCCTTCCGATATTGCAGCAGGTGCCAATTGTGACCATGGGCCTAGAGTCTATCAATGGCCTTACCAAAAAAGCCAACGATACTTTGCCGGAAAATGAGCGGAGATCAAGAGGACTTTATAATCGGGAATTCCGGGTGACTTACAGGGATACCTTGATCAGCTCGGAGCGCTTGGTCAGAGGGGAGTTGAGACAAGTCAAGCAGGCGGGTGACTCGGTATTTATTTCAGTGGACCAAGGATATGCCATGCGCACTGGCATCAAATTGGGAGATGAGATTGTTTTTAATGTTCAGGGCAGACCCATCAAAACTTATGTGGGCAGTTTCAGGGATGTTAAATTCAATCAGGTTTCGACCAATTTTTTGGTGCTTTTTCCTGAAAATGTGCTGAACAATGCACCTAAATTCCATGTCCTGATCACCAAGACGAAAAATGACAGGCAGGCAGCAGATGTGCAGGCGGAAGTGGTCCGGGAATTTCCCAATATTTCTGTCATCAATTTAGGAGCAATAGTTGAAACCCTGGAAGAGATCTTGGGCAAAATCAGTTTTGTGATTCAATTTATGGCCTTTTTCAGTATTGTGACGGGAATACTTGTGCTGATTTCCTCCTTGATTATCAGCAAATACCAAAGGATGCGGGAAAGTATTTTGTTGAGGACTATTGGGGCAAGCAGTGGAACCGTCAGCAAGATCAATACCCTTGAATATTTCTTTTTGGGTTCCCTTGCTTCCTTAAGCGGGATTTTATTGTCCTTTTTGGCCACCTTTTTGTTAAGCCGTTTTGTCTTTGAATTGCCTTTTAGGGGAGCATATGAGGAGGCTTTGGTAATTTATTTGGCCATTACACTCTTGACAGTGGTATTGGGCTGGCTTAATGGGAGAAAAATCATCAAGATGGCTCCGATGGAGATTTTAAGGGCTTGA
- a CDS encoding ABC transporter ATP-binding protein, giving the protein MSVLSVKKVSKTYQSGSRKLTVLDSVNFEIEPGESIAIVGPSGSGKTTLLGLCAGLDSATEGSVVLNGNAFEKLSEDQRAAIRNQYVGFIFQNFQLLPTLTALENVMVPLELKKRKDAREKAAALLEKVGLGDRLTHYPTQLSGGEQQRVSIARAFANEPKILFADEPTGNLDTETGDMIEDLIFELNKEQGTTLVLVTHDPELAKRTNRIIQIKGGRIQEDTHV; this is encoded by the coding sequence ATGAGCGTATTAAGTGTAAAAAAAGTTTCCAAAACCTACCAAAGTGGAAGCAGAAAACTTACTGTTTTGGACAGTGTGAACTTCGAAATTGAGCCAGGGGAAAGCATAGCTATAGTTGGTCCTTCAGGAAGCGGGAAAACTACCTTGCTGGGGCTGTGCGCAGGTTTGGATTCTGCTACAGAAGGCTCTGTAGTTTTGAATGGAAATGCTTTTGAAAAATTATCTGAGGACCAAAGAGCAGCCATCAGGAATCAGTATGTGGGCTTTATTTTCCAAAATTTTCAGCTTTTGCCTACCCTGACTGCCTTGGAAAATGTCATGGTGCCGCTTGAACTTAAAAAAAGAAAAGATGCCAGGGAAAAGGCCGCCGCACTTTTGGAGAAAGTCGGATTAGGGGACAGGTTGACCCACTATCCTACACAGCTTTCCGGGGGAGAACAACAGCGGGTTTCCATTGCCAGGGCATTTGCCAATGAACCCAAAATACTTTTTGCAGATGAACCTACGGGAAATTTGGACACGGAAACAGGAGATATGATTGAAGACCTGATTTTTGAGCTGAATAAGGAACAGGGTACAACTTTGGTATTGGTCACCCATGACCCCGAACTCGCAAAAAGGACCAATAGAATCATTCAGATAAAAGGAGGAAGAATTCAGGAGGATACCCATGTTTGA
- a CDS encoding arylesterase has product MIRKISILLTLTISIFSCSSPKEEKSTEATTAQEVKEEGPKKLILFYGNSLTAGYGIEAEDAFPGLVQHAIDSLGMNYKVINAGLSGDTSASGLTRLDWFLEEEPAIFVLELGANDGLRGITLSETKSNLKAIIQKVRQKFPDTVILLAGMQIPPNMGPEYIKEFQEMYPAIAQEENVHLIPFLLEGVAGNADLNLPDGIHPTEEGHRIVFETVWEHLKDLI; this is encoded by the coding sequence ATGATAAGAAAAATTTCAATCCTGCTTACACTGACCATTTCCATTTTTTCATGTTCATCCCCAAAGGAAGAAAAATCCACTGAGGCAACTACCGCTCAAGAGGTTAAAGAAGAAGGACCCAAAAAATTGATTCTTTTTTACGGAAACAGCCTGACAGCAGGTTATGGCATCGAGGCAGAAGATGCTTTCCCCGGTTTGGTGCAGCATGCCATCGACAGCCTGGGCATGAATTACAAGGTTATCAATGCCGGGCTAAGCGGGGACACTTCTGCCAGTGGACTTACCAGGCTGGATTGGTTCCTGGAAGAAGAGCCTGCCATTTTTGTATTGGAACTTGGAGCAAATGATGGACTCAGAGGCATTACCCTCAGCGAAACCAAAAGTAACCTCAAAGCAATTATCCAAAAGGTCAGACAAAAATTCCCTGATACCGTCATCCTTCTTGCTGGAATGCAGATTCCGCCCAATATGGGTCCAGAATACATCAAAGAATTTCAGGAAATGTATCCTGCAATCGCCCAGGAAGAAAATGTACACCTTATTCCGTTTTTATTGGAAGGTGTGGCAGGAAATGCTGACCTTAATTTACCTGACGGCATCCATCCCACAGAAGAAGGACACCGGATTGTATTTGAAACAGTTTGGGAACATTTGAAGGACCTGATCTGA